In Silene latifolia isolate original U9 population chromosome X, ASM4854445v1, whole genome shotgun sequence, the following proteins share a genomic window:
- the LOC141621475 gene encoding uncharacterized protein LOC141621475, protein MNDMDKSYHEIHALLTQAERDMEASGSEKGDVLTMKLKNMSLGVKKGKGKEKSQFKKSSKKHDKGKGKAVENGNPKAKSVKLSEAECFHCNGNGHYRRSCPKYLEDLKEGRVTPIGYKGRASTSKR, encoded by the exons atgaatgacatggataagagttaccatgaaattcatgcactcctcacccaagcggagagggatatggaggctagtgggagtgaaaagggagatgttttaaccatgaagttaaagaacatgtctcttggagttaagaaaggaaaagggaaagaaaagtcccaattcaagaaatcgtcaaagaaacatgacaagggaaaggggaaggccgttgagaatggcaatcccaaggcaaaaagtgtcaagctctccgaggccgaatgtttccattgtaatggaaatgggcattataggaggagttgtcccaaatacttggaggatctcaaggaagggcgtgtgacgcctattg ggtataagggacgtgcaagcactagcaaaaggtga